The DNA sequence CCGTGAACCCTTTTACAATCCAGGAGATTGCCGACGCATTGAAAGGAAACGATGTTCCTGTATTTGTGAAGAATCCATTGAACCCAGATTTGGCGTTATGGATTGGTGCTTTGGAGCGCCTGAATCAGGCAGGAATTACGAAACTTGGTGCAATTCACCGTGGGTTCTCGACTTCAAAAAAAGTAAAATACCGCAACTTGCCACAATGGCAGATTGCTTTGGAATTGAAGCGTAAATACCCTGAGATGCCAATGATCTGTGATCCTTCTCACATCGCTGGTGACCGTGAGTTGATCCAGTCGCTTTCTCAAAAAGCAATGGACTTGGTTTATGATGGCTTGATCATCGAATCTCATATCAACCCTGCAGAGGCTTGGTCTGATGCTGCTCAGCAGGTAACTCCTGCCGCTTTGAAAGAGATTTTGGAATCATTGGTGATCCGTAAATCAAACACGGACAACCCTGAGGTTCAGAACCATTTGGCAGAGATGCGTGAGCGCATTGATGAGATCGACCGTGAGATTTTCGATACGCTTGCAGAGCGCATGAAAATTGTTGATCAAATTGGTGAGTACAAAAAAGACAACAAAGTAACGGTATTTCAGGTGAACCGCTACAAAGAAATGATGCAGGCTCGTACTGAGTGGGCAGAAGATTTGAACCTGAATCAGGAATTCATGGAGAACATCTTCTCATTGATCCACGATGCGGCGATCCGTCGTCAGACATTGATCATGAGCGAAACTGAGAGCAAAGCCTAAGCTGCGCTTACCAAAGATAAAGAGGGTATAGGTTCAGCACCTGTACCCCTTTTTTTTATCAATAACCTTTTATTGGATATGTTGCCAAATACCATTGATATCACCTCTGACATACAGCAAAGTTTAAGGGGATTTTTAGATGCAACGACCTTCAGCCAGCTGGCGGTTCTGGTGGATGAAAACACCAAAGAACACTGCCTCCCGCTGATTCAGCCTGTCCTTCCTGACAGCACATTAATCATTGAAATCAAAAGCGGCGAAGAGCACAAAAACTTCGGCACCTGCCAGCATATTTGGGAACAAATGACCTCGGCAGCCTTCGACCGAAAAGCCCTGTTTATTAATTTAGGCGGAGGTGTAATCGGCGATATG is a window from the Persicobacter psychrovividus genome containing:
- a CDS encoding bifunctional 3-deoxy-7-phosphoheptulonate synthase/chorismate mutase type II, producing MQIERLSAWNDQGDQPLIIAGPCSAETEEQLFNTATELYNNGIRIIRAGVWKPRTRPGTFEGIGEDALQWIQNIKKKLDVKFAIEVANAQHVELALKYGIDILWIGARSTVNPFTIQEIADALKGNDVPVFVKNPLNPDLALWIGALERLNQAGITKLGAIHRGFSTSKKVKYRNLPQWQIALELKRKYPEMPMICDPSHIAGDRELIQSLSQKAMDLVYDGLIIESHINPAEAWSDAAQQVTPAALKEILESLVIRKSNTDNPEVQNHLAEMRERIDEIDREIFDTLAERMKIVDQIGEYKKDNKVTVFQVNRYKEMMQARTEWAEDLNLNQEFMENIFSLIHDAAIRRQTLIMSETESKA